In Deltaproteobacteria bacterium, a single window of DNA contains:
- a CDS encoding LapA family protein, producing the protein MRQLRWFVAVVLLLTTMVASAVFVLANDDPVRVDLPLAEASYQPLWLVIAVAFFGGAFAASAGLLFQLGRKTLGARRLAKRVQGLEAEVEQLRGASAAIAAGDGAPPLTKP; encoded by the coding sequence ATGCGACAGCTGCGGTGGTTCGTGGCGGTGGTGCTGTTGCTGACGACGATGGTGGCCTCGGCGGTGTTCGTGCTCGCCAACGACGACCCGGTGCGGGTCGATCTTCCCCTCGCGGAGGCGTCCTACCAGCCGCTCTGGCTCGTGATCGCAGTCGCGTTCTTCGGCGGCGCTTTCGCGGCGAGCGCCGGCCTGTTGTTCCAGCTCGGGCGCAAGACGCTCGGCGCGCGCCGGCTGGCGAAGCGCGTGCAGGGGCTCGAAGCGGAAGTGGAGCAGCTGCGCGGCGCGAGCGCGGCGATCGCAGCGGGCGACGGCGCGCCGCCGCTCACGAAGCCATGA